Proteins found in one Tsukamurella paurometabola DSM 20162 genomic segment:
- a CDS encoding flavin monoamine oxidase family protein, whose protein sequence is METIECDVVVVGAGPAGLTAAYTLARSEPTIRVAVLEARSRVGGRTWNGRVLDDDGVAHFIEIGGQWISPDQSRLISLVDELGLETFARHRTGDAVYLAPDGTRHVYREDMPVSAATQAEMDRLIGLMDELAAEVGADAPWAAARARELDTIPFRDWLGRHSDDQEAIDNVSIYVASGMLTKPSYAFSALQAALMAASAGSFSHLVDEDFILDRRVVGGMQSVSRRLADEVGGLGGRIVLDTPVRRIDWHEVDPATEDAPNGIAADVRNGVADDGAPGTVTVHSDRAVVHARTVILAVPPNLYSRIQFVPPLPREQQIAHQHISMGLVIKIHAVYATPFWREEGLSGTAFGGGRLVQEVYDNTNYGRNDTGGEDGVEDSYGTLVGFISDHYAEQMWALPPAERRHRILAAIADYLGPKALQPIAFYLSDMAAEEWTRGAYATSYDLGGLHRWGHLQNRPTGPIHYACSDIASQGYQHVDGAVRQGEAAALAVLEHRDGANHPGAPAGIGAPS, encoded by the coding sequence GTGGAGACCATCGAGTGCGACGTCGTCGTCGTCGGGGCGGGGCCGGCGGGCCTGACTGCGGCGTACACCCTCGCTCGATCCGAGCCGACGATCCGGGTGGCGGTGCTGGAGGCGCGCTCGCGGGTGGGCGGCCGCACGTGGAACGGCCGCGTCCTCGACGACGACGGCGTCGCGCATTTCATCGAGATCGGCGGCCAGTGGATATCCCCCGACCAGTCCCGGCTGATCAGCCTGGTCGACGAGCTCGGTCTGGAGACGTTCGCCCGGCATCGCACCGGAGACGCCGTGTATCTCGCCCCGGACGGCACCCGGCACGTCTACCGGGAGGACATGCCGGTCTCCGCCGCGACCCAGGCGGAGATGGACCGCCTGATCGGGCTGATGGACGAGCTCGCCGCCGAGGTGGGTGCCGACGCGCCCTGGGCGGCGGCGCGCGCCCGGGAACTCGACACGATCCCGTTCCGGGACTGGCTCGGGCGCCACAGCGACGACCAGGAAGCGATCGACAACGTGTCGATCTACGTGGCGTCGGGGATGCTCACCAAACCCAGCTACGCCTTCTCCGCTCTCCAGGCGGCGCTGATGGCGGCATCCGCGGGCTCGTTCTCGCACCTGGTCGACGAGGACTTCATCCTGGACCGGCGCGTGGTCGGCGGTATGCAGTCGGTCAGCCGCCGGCTCGCCGACGAGGTGGGCGGGCTCGGCGGCCGCATCGTGCTCGATACCCCCGTGCGCCGGATCGACTGGCACGAGGTCGATCCCGCCACCGAAGACGCACCGAACGGGATCGCCGCCGACGTCCGCAACGGCGTCGCCGACGACGGCGCGCCCGGTACCGTCACAGTGCACTCCGACCGCGCGGTGGTGCACGCGCGCACGGTGATCCTCGCGGTGCCGCCGAATCTCTACAGCCGGATCCAGTTCGTTCCACCCCTACCCCGCGAACAACAGATCGCACACCAGCACATCTCGATGGGGCTGGTGATCAAGATCCACGCCGTGTACGCCACACCGTTCTGGCGCGAGGAGGGCTTGTCCGGCACCGCGTTCGGCGGAGGACGTCTCGTCCAGGAGGTCTACGACAACACCAACTACGGCCGCAACGACACCGGTGGCGAGGACGGTGTCGAGGATTCGTACGGCACTCTCGTCGGTTTCATCTCCGACCACTACGCCGAACAGATGTGGGCACTCCCCCCGGCTGAGCGACGGCACCGGATCCTCGCCGCGATCGCCGACTATCTCGGTCCGAAAGCACTGCAGCCCATCGCCTTCTACCTCTCGGATATGGCCGCCGAGGAGTGGACTCGTGGGGCGTACGCCACCAGTTACGATCTCGGCGGGCTGCACCGCTGGGGACACCTGCAGAACCGGCCCACCGGTCCGATCCACTACGCCTGCTCCGATATCGCCTCGCAGGGGTACCAGCACGTCGACGGCGCGGTCCGCCAGGGCGAGGCCGCCGCCCTCGCCGTGCTGGAGCACCGGGACGGGGCGAATCACCCGGGCGCGCCCGCGGGGATCGGCGCACCGTCATGA
- a CDS encoding agmatine deiminase family protein: MTTMPAEWSPHARTWMAFPVANSTFGAEGSTPLGRARTAWARVAATIARYEPVTMVAAPGDEAVATSLLPDDVTVVTQPLDDAWIRDTGPTFVTDDAGTDGILLRAVDWTFNGWGAQSWAAWENDARLGRRVADLAGAPVHDSSMVTEGGGFHIDGRGSVLLTDTVQLDPARNPGWTREDVEREIHLHLGTTHAIWLPRGLSRDYDEFGTRGHVDIVAAFTPGGQVLLHRQDDPAHPDHEVTRALRRVLEESTDATGHPLRILDLPAPSTLRDAEGEWVDYSYINHYVCNGAVILCAFGDPDADERAREILRSCYPDRTVELVDARDVFAFGGGIHCITQQQPRTPHA, encoded by the coding sequence ATGACGACGATGCCCGCCGAGTGGTCCCCGCACGCCCGGACGTGGATGGCCTTCCCCGTCGCCAACTCGACCTTCGGCGCGGAGGGCTCGACGCCGCTCGGGCGTGCCCGGACCGCCTGGGCCCGCGTGGCGGCGACGATCGCTCGCTACGAACCGGTGACCATGGTGGCGGCCCCCGGCGACGAGGCCGTGGCGACGTCCCTGCTCCCCGATGACGTCACCGTCGTGACACAACCACTCGACGACGCCTGGATCCGGGATACCGGTCCGACCTTCGTCACCGACGACGCCGGCACCGACGGCATCCTTCTGCGCGCAGTGGACTGGACGTTCAACGGCTGGGGAGCCCAATCGTGGGCCGCGTGGGAGAACGACGCGCGGCTGGGCCGGCGCGTCGCCGACCTGGCCGGCGCACCGGTCCACGACTCCTCGATGGTGACCGAGGGCGGCGGCTTCCATATCGACGGGCGGGGCTCCGTGTTGCTCACCGACACGGTGCAACTCGACCCGGCGCGCAATCCCGGATGGACCCGTGAGGACGTGGAGCGGGAGATCCATCTACACCTCGGCACCACGCACGCGATCTGGTTGCCGCGCGGCCTGTCCCGCGACTACGACGAATTCGGCACCCGGGGGCACGTCGATATCGTCGCCGCGTTCACGCCCGGCGGGCAGGTCCTGCTGCACCGGCAGGACGATCCCGCGCATCCCGATCACGAGGTGACGCGCGCGCTGCGCCGAGTACTCGAGGAATCCACAGACGCAACAGGACACCCGCTGCGCATCCTGGATCTCCCGGCTCCCAGCACGCTGCGCGACGCCGAAGGGGAGTGGGTGGACTACTCCTACATCAACCACTACGTGTGCAACGGGGCCGTGATCCTGTGCGCCTTCGGCGATCCGGATGCCGACGAGCGGGCCCGAGAGATTCTCCGGTCCTGCTATCCGGACCGCACCGTCGAGCTGGTGGACGCGCGCGATGTCTTCGCGTTCGGCGGCGGCATCCATTGCATCACCCAACAGCAACCGAGGACGCCC
- a CDS encoding carboxylesterase/lipase family protein, with translation MTSAATDDSARAEPSGPQVRIDAGALSGIDLGKVHTYRGIPYAQPPVGELRYRAPQPVRPWDGIREATEFSPAAPQNRKYTLVGFREYQPTSEDCLTLNVVTPARPATAPRPVMVFIHGGAYLMGSSATPLYYGNSLVTRGDVVFVSINYRLGALGYLDLTDFSTDERPIDGNLGLRDQVAALEWVRRNIAAFGGDPDNVTIFGESAGGNAVTTLLATPAAHGLFHRAIAQSSAPELTVDAAKARGWGKRFVEMLGGPELLATASSEDLGRTGNHLMGELNREQLGVVPYGPTVDGDFLPEDPEAAIAGGRGAQVPLIIGTNRTEATLFTKMPGMGKPSADRVAHTLGVDQGRADQLARAYPGYPGVGALNRIIGDYMFWAPSVRIAQAHARHQPTYFYRYDFAPKTLDLLGYGATHATELMAVFGVYHGITGWVMGALGDRRVAMRVSDGMQRDWITFARTGHPAGEWPTYNGTSRATLVIDDRSRVEYDPAADVRRAWEAFYAS, from the coding sequence ATGACCAGCGCCGCCACCGATGATTCCGCCCGCGCCGAGCCCTCCGGCCCGCAGGTTCGTATCGACGCCGGGGCCCTCAGTGGCATCGATCTGGGGAAGGTGCACACCTATCGCGGCATCCCCTACGCGCAGCCACCGGTGGGCGAGCTGCGCTACCGCGCACCGCAACCGGTGCGCCCCTGGGACGGGATCCGGGAGGCGACCGAGTTCTCCCCTGCCGCGCCGCAGAACAGGAAGTACACGCTGGTCGGGTTCCGCGAGTACCAACCCACCAGCGAAGACTGTCTCACGCTCAACGTGGTGACCCCGGCGCGCCCGGCCACCGCGCCGCGTCCGGTGATGGTGTTCATCCATGGCGGCGCCTACCTCATGGGCAGCTCTGCGACACCGCTCTACTACGGCAACTCCCTGGTCACGCGCGGGGATGTGGTGTTCGTGTCGATCAACTACCGGCTCGGCGCCCTCGGCTACCTCGATCTCACCGACTTCTCCACCGATGAGCGGCCGATCGACGGGAACCTGGGTCTCCGCGACCAGGTGGCAGCATTGGAATGGGTGCGGCGCAATATCGCCGCATTCGGCGGAGACCCGGACAACGTGACGATCTTCGGCGAGAGCGCCGGAGGCAACGCGGTCACCACTCTGCTCGCGACCCCTGCCGCCCACGGCCTGTTCCATCGGGCGATCGCGCAGAGTTCGGCACCGGAACTCACCGTCGACGCAGCGAAGGCCCGCGGCTGGGGCAAGCGCTTCGTCGAGATGCTCGGCGGCCCGGAGCTTCTCGCGACCGCCTCCTCGGAAGACCTGGGACGCACCGGCAACCATCTGATGGGCGAACTCAATCGCGAGCAGCTCGGCGTGGTCCCGTACGGCCCCACCGTCGACGGCGACTTCCTGCCCGAGGATCCGGAAGCGGCGATCGCGGGCGGCCGCGGAGCGCAGGTCCCGCTCATCATCGGTACGAACCGCACCGAGGCGACGCTGTTCACGAAGATGCCCGGTATGGGCAAACCCTCCGCCGACCGGGTCGCGCACACTCTCGGCGTCGATCAGGGCCGGGCCGACCAGCTGGCGCGGGCCTACCCCGGCTACCCGGGCGTGGGAGCATTGAACCGGATCATCGGCGACTACATGTTCTGGGCACCGTCCGTGCGGATCGCGCAGGCGCATGCGAGGCACCAGCCCACCTACTTCTACCGCTACGACTTCGCCCCCAAGACGCTCGACCTGCTGGGCTACGGCGCCACCCATGCCACCGAGCTGATGGCGGTGTTCGGCGTGTACCACGGGATCACAGGTTGGGTGATGGGCGCGCTGGGCGACCGCCGGGTGGCGATGCGTGTCTCCGACGGTATGCAGCGGGACTGGATCACTTTCGCGCGCACCGGCCATCCCGCCGGCGAGTGGCCCACCTACAACGGCACGTCGCGTGCCACGCTGGTGATCGATGACCGCAGCCGGGTGGAGTACGACCCGGCCGCGGACGTGCGTCGCGCCTGGGAGGCGTTCTACGCCTCGTGA
- a CDS encoding TetR/AcrR family transcriptional regulator — MTTRKAGRPLVSVLNRDLIADAALDLVTEQGPEKLTMKVLSERLGVAVSALYNHIANKAELLLLVQDAVMSRVDTSALIALTDGTPEGDPASALPGALREWAVSYREVFAGYPSLIPLIATMPVSGAPSTRRMYDDLAAGLVAAGVTESDVVPIIIAFESFVYGSAMDANAPAGIFTSRPEELDAPTFRSAVAAFTARVGTDGASQQAANPYAEEPFRWGLETLIARTVDLVARPTGAPDHEA; from the coding sequence ATGACCACCCGTAAGGCCGGGCGCCCGCTCGTCTCGGTGCTCAACCGCGATCTCATCGCGGACGCGGCGCTCGACCTCGTCACCGAGCAGGGTCCGGAGAAGTTGACGATGAAGGTCCTGTCCGAGAGGCTCGGCGTCGCCGTCTCGGCCCTGTACAACCACATCGCGAACAAGGCCGAGCTCCTCCTTCTGGTGCAGGACGCGGTGATGTCGCGCGTCGACACCTCCGCTTTGATCGCGCTGACGGACGGCACGCCCGAGGGCGACCCGGCATCCGCCCTACCCGGCGCGCTGCGCGAGTGGGCGGTCTCCTATCGCGAGGTGTTCGCCGGCTATCCGTCGCTGATCCCGCTCATCGCCACGATGCCGGTGTCCGGGGCGCCGAGTACCCGCCGCATGTACGACGACCTCGCCGCGGGACTGGTGGCCGCGGGTGTCACCGAATCCGACGTCGTCCCGATCATCATCGCCTTCGAATCCTTCGTGTACGGCTCCGCCATGGACGCCAATGCGCCGGCCGGCATCTTCACCTCGCGCCCCGAGGAACTCGACGCCCCGACCTTCCGCTCCGCGGTGGCCGCCTTCACCGCACGCGTCGGCACCGACGGCGCATCGCAGCAGGCCGCAAACCCCTACGCCGAAGAGCCCTTCCGCTGGGGGCTGGAGACGCTCATCGCGCGCACCGTCGATCTCGTCGCGCGGCCGACCGGGGCCCCGGATCACGAGGCGTAG